The following are encoded in a window of Pygocentrus nattereri isolate fPygNat1 chromosome 5, fPygNat1.pri, whole genome shotgun sequence genomic DNA:
- the sema4ga gene encoding semaphorin-4G, whose amino-acid sequence MMSRDVAWLSCLQLLCGMSSLWAYPFRPPLDLDITPRTTVLSNGLWGCRRFSGTALNYSTLLLEEEAGVLYVGARGALYALQADNISNFSRTIDWEAPEDQKQLCLNKGKDNKTECFNHIRFLQRFNSTHLYTCGTHAFSPLCAYIDDKDFRISSVFEEGRERCPYDPAKGYTGLLIDGQIYTASQYEFWSSPDIRRNSPNPTLRTEEAPTRWLYEADFVGSALVRETVNSSVGDDDKIYFFFTEKSQEHSPYFSHSRVARVGRVCKSDRGGLLTLQKKWTSFLKARLVCSLPDYEFHFNVLRSVFVLEGLRTQDTVLYGIFGLEWKNVKASAICRYSMTDIQQAFDGPYMESQEDTSAKWTEYSGKVPEPRPGSCITDRLRARGINFSTDLPDDVLHFVRRHPLMAKQILPVGGRPLLFRRSVDYSKIAVHRVTALDGQTYHMLFIGTDEGWLQRAVEVKSQLHIIEELQLFEGPQPVDSIVISQKQMSVYVGSQSAVVQLPLSTCHRYSSCFDCVLARDPFCAWDGEECVEITSHTDRSNLTQDILNGNEGCENSAADDLVLHRVRSVMAGDDVLLQCELSSNLATPQWTLHGQELQGYGLNSGYRIGTDGLLVIEARPDQSGDYSCFALESGVRVPVVIYTLTIRHDLPPVPPIDMTHPPHQSGTTHRTAQTSNRSNLTLHPAPAPHPPQLEFLSLRNMEAMYLSLITILGGLCLVLTVVLLYVGFCVQTRRGKYSLRAAAQAERKRSGHMELKTISSQCNGKVDTHDGLLQIVPGEAQASPNKDLPPAPPLPPPPPNSESEYTNGLSATLPSVLRKMNGNSYVLLRQSDGDTTSPLYYSFTEELNRILEKRKHTQLCNKPDESSV is encoded by the exons GGCTGTGGGGATGTAGGCGCTTCAGTGGCACAGCACTGAACTACAGCACGCTGTTGCTGGAGGAGGAGGCTGGAGTGCTATATGTTGGAGCCAGAGGGGCTCTGTATGCCCTGCAGGCCGATAATATCTCCAACTTCAGTCGGACG attgactggGAGGCACCAGAAGATCAGAAGCAGCTCTGCCTTAACAAAGGGAAAGACAACAAG ACAGAGTGTTTTAACCATATCCGCTTCCTGCAGAGATTCAACAGCACTCACTTATATACTTGTGGGACTCATGCATTCAGCCCCCTGTGTGCTTATATT GATGATAAAGACTTTAGGATTTCCTCTGTGTTTGAGGAAGGTCGGGAGAGGTGCCCTTATGACCCTGCTAAAGGCTACACCGGCCTGCTTATTG ATGGGCAAATTTACACAGCGTCTCAGTACGAGTTCTGGAGCTCTCCAGACATTCGCCGGAACTCGCCAAACCCCACACTGAGGACAGAGGAGGCCCCCACACGCTGGCTTTATG AGGCTGACTTTGTGGGCTCTGCGCTGGTGAGAGagactgtgaacagctctgtgGGAGATGACGATAAGATCTATTTCTTTTTCACGGAAaagagtcaggaacacagtccATACTTCAGCCACAGCAGGGTGGCGCGGGTGGGCCGCGTGTGTAAG AGTGACAGAGGAGGTCTTCTGACCCTACAGAAGAAGTGGACGTCCTTCCTGAAGGCCCGGCTGGTGTGCTCTCTGCCTGATTATGAATTCCACTTCAACGTGTTGCGCAGTGTGTTCGTGCTGGAGGGTCTCAGGACTCAGGACACAGTGCTTTATGGCATCTTCGGACTGGAGTG GAAAAACGTCAAAGCTTCAGCCATCTGCCGCTATTCCATGACTGATATCCAGCAGGCCTTTGACGGGCCCTACATGGAGAGTCAGGAGGACACCAGTGCCAAATGGACAGAGTACTCAGGGAAGGTGCCTGAGCCGCGGCCTGGCTCG TGCATCACGGATCGGCTCAGGGCCAGAGGCATCAACTTCTCCACTGACTTGCCAGATGACGTGCTGCACTTTGTCCGCCGCCACCCTCTCATGGCCAAGCAGATCCTCCCTGTGGGAGGACGCCCCCTACTGTTTAGGAGGTCTGTGGACTACTCTAAGATAGCTGTGCACAGAGTGACTGCTCTGGATGGCCAGACATACCATATGCTCTTCATTGGAACAG ATGAGGGCTGGCTTCAGAGAGCAGTGGAGGTTAAAAGTCAACTCCACATCATCGAAGAGCTGCAGCTGTTTGAAGGGCCACAGCCTGTGGACAGCATAGTCATCTCCCAAAAACAG atgagtgtgtatgtgggctCGCAGTCCGCAGTCGTGCAGCTGCCCCTGTCCACATGTCACAGGTACTCTTCCTGTTTCGACTGTGTATTAGCACGGGACCCTTTCTGTGCTTGGGATGGGGAGGAGTGTGTGGAGAtcacctcacacactgacag ATCCAATCTGACTCAAGACATCCTGAATGGGAATGAGGGCTGTGAGAACTCTGCAGCAGATG accTGGTGCTCCATCGCGTTCGCTCAGTGATGGCAGGGGATGATGTGCTGCTGCAGTGTGAGCTCAGCTCCAACTTGGCCACCCCACAGTGGACGCTGCATGGGCAGGAGCTACAGGGATACGGACTCAACTCTGGCTACCGCATCGGCACTGACGGCCTGTTGGTGATCGAGGCACGGCCGGACCAGAGTGGCGATTACAGCTGCTTCGCTTTGGAGAGCGGCGTCCGTGTCCCTGTGGTGATCTACACTCTGACTATCCGTCATGACCTGCCTCCTGTACCTCCCATAGATATGACCCACCCACCTCACCAGAGCGGTACCACCCATCGCACTGCGCAAACATCCAACAGGAGCAACCTGACCCTGCACCCTGCTCCTGCGCCCCATCCTCCACAACTAGAGTTCCTGTCCTTGAGGAACATGGAGGCCATGTACCTTTCTCTGATCACCATCCTGGGTGGGCTGTGCCTGGTCTTGACCGTAGTCCTGCTGTATGTTGGTTTCTGTGTGCAGACCAGAAGGGGGAAATACTCTCTCCGGGCCGCAGCCCAAGCTGAAAGAAAGAGGAGCGGCCACATGGAGCTGAAGACCATTTCCAGCCAATGTAACGGTAAAGTGGACACACATGATGGCCTACTGCAGATTGTTCCGGGAGAAGCACAGGCATCTCCCAATAAAGACCTGCCACCTGCACCCCCACTGCCTCCACCACCGCCAAACTCGGAGTCGGAATATACGAATGGCCTCTCAGCCACTCTGCCCAGTGTCTTACGCAAAATGAATGGCAATAGCTATGTGTTGCTTAGACAAAGTGATGGAGACACCACATCTCCTCTATACTACTCTTTCACTGAAGAGCTCAACCGTATCTTGGAAAAGAGGAAGCACACGCAGCTGTGTAACAAACCTGATGAGAGTTCAGTATAA